A stretch of the Sulfurospirillum sp. UCH001 genome encodes the following:
- the selD gene encoding selenide, water dikinase SelD — translation MNNEAKLTKYVKAAGCAAKLGPGDLTEAIGGLNCTHENVLVGMDESDDASVYYLDEERALVQTVDIITPVVDDPFVYGQIAAANSLSDVFAMGGEVATAMNIVGFDGCHQPRSVLKEILAGGESKVRECGGVIIGGHTIEAPEMTYGMSVTGFVHPKKIYRNNTPRVGDVLILTKPLGMGILTTAIKADMLEANVVEKVAAILATLNHKASHIMRTYDVSACTDVTGFGLFGHAYEMSFNRVSIAFEMKNIPILEKARALADMGIIPAGAYNNKSYLSSKVEAKVPHKDEIILYDAQTSGGLLIAVSQKDALKLLQHLKDEGLGYSSIIAEIMPLGEKPLTYT, via the coding sequence ATGAACAACGAAGCAAAATTGACCAAATACGTCAAAGCTGCTGGTTGTGCTGCCAAGCTGGGTCCGGGAGACCTCACAGAAGCCATAGGCGGTCTTAACTGCACGCATGAAAACGTTTTGGTAGGAATGGATGAAAGTGACGATGCCAGTGTCTATTACTTAGATGAGGAGCGTGCACTCGTACAAACGGTAGATATTATTACCCCTGTGGTGGATGACCCATTTGTGTACGGACAAATTGCAGCAGCCAACTCCTTAAGCGATGTTTTTGCTATGGGTGGCGAAGTGGCCACGGCGATGAACATTGTAGGATTTGATGGGTGTCATCAGCCTCGCTCTGTTCTTAAAGAAATTCTCGCTGGTGGTGAAAGTAAAGTACGTGAATGTGGAGGAGTGATTATTGGTGGGCATACCATCGAAGCACCTGAAATGACGTATGGCATGAGTGTCACAGGCTTTGTCCATCCAAAGAAGATTTATCGCAACAATACACCGCGTGTTGGTGATGTACTTATTCTTACCAAACCGCTTGGAATGGGCATACTTACAACAGCGATTAAAGCGGATATGCTAGAGGCTAATGTGGTTGAGAAAGTGGCTGCCATCTTGGCAACACTGAATCATAAAGCTTCACACATCATGCGAACATACGATGTAAGCGCTTGTACAGATGTAACGGGCTTTGGTCTTTTTGGACATGCCTATGAGATGAGTTTCAATCGTGTCAGCATTGCGTTTGAGATGAAAAACATTCCAATTTTAGAAAAAGCCAGAGCATTGGCAGATATGGGCATCATTCCAGCAGGTGCGTACAATAACAAAAGTTATTTAAGTTCCAAAGTGGAAGCGAAAGTGCCGCATAAAGATGAGATTATTTTGTATGATGCCCAAACGTCTGGAGGACTTTTGATAGCCGTATCGCAAAAAGACGCGCTAAAACTGCTTCAGCATCTTAAAGATGAAGGGTTAGGGTATAGTTCTATCATTGCTGAGATTATGCCTCTTGGTGAAAAGCCATTAACATACACATAA
- a CDS encoding ABC transporter substrate-binding protein, producing the protein MARTFLIFIMTITLTTSLFADVLSSILESKKIRVCIWPEYYGISYIDPRTQELIGIDIDLAKEFAKELGVNVAFKESSFASLIKDITTKNCDIAMFAIGHTEERKKHLSLTTPHLASDVYAISSKSNRRINVWEDIDKAGIVVAVAKGTYHVSLMQKSLKNAQLLIVDSLHAREQEVEAGRADVFMSDYPFGIRMVEEKEWAKLIKPTSVFHMMPYGWAIAQNEPALLEKVESFIAAIKHDGRLLSAAKQHHLEPIVLSE; encoded by the coding sequence ATGGCACGTACATTTTTGATCTTTATTATGACGATAACTTTAACAACTTCACTCTTTGCAGATGTGCTTTCTTCGATACTGGAGAGCAAAAAAATTCGTGTATGTATTTGGCCTGAGTACTATGGTATCTCCTATATCGATCCTAGAACGCAAGAACTAATTGGAATCGATATTGATTTAGCTAAAGAGTTTGCAAAAGAGCTTGGTGTGAATGTCGCTTTTAAAGAGAGCTCTTTTGCTTCTCTCATCAAAGACATCACAACAAAAAATTGCGATATTGCTATGTTTGCCATTGGGCATACGGAGGAGCGAAAAAAGCACTTAAGTCTTACAACACCTCATCTTGCAAGTGATGTGTATGCCATCTCCTCTAAAAGCAATAGACGTATTAACGTCTGGGAAGATATTGACAAAGCAGGTATTGTCGTTGCTGTTGCAAAAGGAACCTATCATGTTTCATTAATGCAAAAAAGTCTTAAAAATGCTCAATTGCTCATTGTTGATTCACTCCATGCAAGGGAACAAGAGGTCGAAGCAGGACGTGCTGATGTCTTTATGAGTGATTATCCTTTTGGCATTCGCATGGTAGAAGAGAAAGAATGGGCAAAACTCATTAAACCAACTTCTGTTTTTCATATGATGCCCTATGGTTGGGCTATCGCTCAAAATGAACCTGCACTTTTAGAAAAAGTCGAGAGTTTCATCGCCGCGATCAAACATGATGGAAGGCTTTTAAGTGCGGCTAAACAGCATCATTTAGAGCCTATTGTTCTAAGCGAGTAA
- a CDS encoding energy-coupling factor ABC transporter ATP-binding protein: MKPFVYELQNLRTLYGEKPVLDIHSLKVEEGEILGLVGANGSGKSTLLRHLAFLEAHQSGKLHYCGFDASSLPLATRRDISILLPEPYLLKRTVRENILFGLKVRGETRNIEPRIHEALDLVGLLPKKFMHRAWHELSSGETQRVALASRLVLHPKTLLLDEPTNSLDYSGIPQFTDAILHANREWGTTVIIASHDLLWLSEIATRKIGLHFGRLMDFSTTNLIVGKWREKGDERFFDFDETQSMSLPKSYRIGEKRGVAINPRDISISLHEPELRKEDTVYLRGIIRDVLHVTKTNEISLKVVIGNHVLECIESFEYFERYHFYPSQSVTVNFAKSAIKVPSKEA, from the coding sequence ATGAAACCTTTTGTGTATGAACTTCAAAATTTACGAACCCTTTATGGTGAAAAACCTGTTTTAGATATTCATTCTCTTAAGGTCGAAGAGGGCGAAATTTTAGGCTTAGTGGGAGCAAATGGTAGCGGTAAAAGTACCTTATTACGCCATCTCGCTTTTTTAGAAGCACATCAAAGTGGAAAACTTCACTATTGTGGCTTTGATGCTTCTTCTTTACCTCTTGCAACCAGACGTGATATTAGTATTTTATTGCCTGAGCCGTATTTGCTTAAACGCACCGTAAGAGAGAATATACTGTTTGGTTTAAAAGTACGAGGAGAAACGCGCAATATAGAACCTCGTATCCATGAAGCGTTAGACCTTGTAGGATTATTGCCCAAAAAGTTTATGCACCGTGCTTGGCATGAACTCTCTAGTGGAGAAACGCAACGGGTAGCACTGGCTTCTAGGCTTGTGTTACATCCCAAGACATTGCTTTTGGATGAGCCAACCAATAGCCTTGATTACAGTGGTATTCCTCAATTTACCGATGCAATTTTACATGCTAACCGCGAATGGGGCACAACTGTGATTATCGCGAGTCATGATCTTTTATGGCTTAGTGAGATTGCAACACGAAAAATAGGGCTTCATTTTGGACGTCTGATGGATTTCTCTACGACCAATCTTATTGTGGGTAAATGGAGAGAGAAGGGTGATGAACGCTTTTTTGACTTTGATGAAACACAAAGTATGTCGCTTCCAAAAAGCTACCGCATCGGTGAAAAACGGGGTGTAGCGATTAATCCAAGAGATATTTCCATTTCATTGCATGAACCAGAGCTACGAAAAGAAGATACTGTTTATCTTCGTGGCATCATTCGAGATGTGTTGCACGTGACAAAAACCAATGAAATTTCGCTCAAAGTTGTCATTGGCAATCATGTTTTAGAGTGCATCGAAAGCTTTGAGTATTTTGAGCGCTATCACTTCTATCCTTCGCAAAGTGTTACAGTAAACTTTGCCAAATCAGCGATAAAAGTACCTTCTAAAGAGGCATAA
- the yedF gene encoding sulfurtransferase-like selenium metabolism protein YedF, translating into MKLDCSGLACPEPVLQTKKALETLPNDSVLEVVVDNIASKENVIRFAQNGGFEVRVEDAGEGKSLIAIVKGFACTVVAKESDEQFLDKTLFLKSDKVGEGELGAKLIVGFLKSTMELPKLPKRIVCVNQAVLLTTAEESAPIIEVLKALEAKGVEIYSCGVCLEFYGVTDKLKVGKIGNAFGTIEMLFGGEGTISL; encoded by the coding sequence ATGAAATTAGATTGCAGTGGTTTGGCATGTCCAGAACCTGTATTACAAACGAAAAAAGCATTAGAAACACTCCCAAATGACTCTGTTTTAGAAGTAGTGGTTGATAATATTGCTTCAAAAGAGAATGTCATCCGTTTTGCTCAAAATGGTGGCTTTGAAGTACGAGTTGAGGATGCAGGTGAAGGCAAAAGCCTTATTGCCATCGTGAAAGGTTTCGCATGCACAGTAGTGGCAAAAGAGAGCGATGAACAATTTTTAGATAAAACCTTATTTCTCAAAAGCGACAAAGTAGGCGAGGGTGAACTTGGAGCAAAACTGATTGTCGGATTTTTAAAATCAACTATGGAACTTCCAAAATTGCCAAAGCGTATTGTGTGTGTGAATCAAGCAGTTCTTTTAACGACAGCAGAAGAGAGTGCGCCTATTATTGAAGTCCTTAAAGCACTGGAAGCAAAAGGTGTAGAGATTTACTCGTGTGGTGTTTGTTTAGAATTCTACGGCGTAACGGATAAACTCAAAGTAGGCAAAATCGGTAATGCTTTTGGAACGATTGAGATGTTATTTGGTGGAGAAGGCACAATATCATTATAA
- a CDS encoding DNA polymerase IV produces the protein MIIHLDLDCFFVSAERTRMPELKGRPVVVCKSSDTKIFSTHDSESMMTESVGGFNGLIQHKKAFKGFDKDAWKKEFLDERGRIHGIVIAKSYEAKKYGIKTGTSLRDALAMCPKLLIVPSDHLFYQLLSTKLKAFLQTKIPILEQYSIDEFWGDLKGWVKEEETYAFMASLQKEILETFDLPISIGASSSKWIAKLATDFRKPYGLTLVPKNEVSSFIADMPVASFPGIGKVLQKKFTSYGIETLGEVLEHQKLVSGWGTIGKDLLLRISGVDNEPVVAKRDRRSIGISRNFQVVQNRNEVLRRAIILSRHLSYTIAKLDLHPTTYYFGIKYENGIASKISQTIDRSFSESMYREWVVQSFKTLDSHPHYGIHFLSLAVSNFVTPTQTKTFSLLHANDDEKSKRLSEKLTKLRDKYGVDIIRSGVEKQDNAITPHF, from the coding sequence ATGATTATTCATCTGGATTTGGACTGTTTTTTTGTCTCCGCGGAGCGCACACGAATGCCAGAGCTTAAGGGCAGACCTGTCGTTGTGTGCAAAAGCAGCGACACCAAAATCTTTAGTACGCATGACAGCGAAAGCATGATGACAGAGTCCGTAGGCGGTTTTAATGGGCTGATACAACACAAAAAAGCATTCAAAGGATTTGATAAAGACGCATGGAAAAAAGAGTTTTTAGATGAACGAGGCAGAATTCATGGTATTGTTATTGCGAAGAGTTATGAGGCGAAAAAGTATGGCATTAAAACAGGAACATCGCTTCGTGATGCACTTGCTATGTGCCCTAAGTTGCTTATTGTACCTAGTGATCATCTTTTTTACCAACTCCTCTCAACAAAACTAAAAGCGTTTTTGCAGACGAAAATTCCTATTTTAGAGCAGTACAGCATCGATGAGTTTTGGGGTGATTTAAAAGGGTGGGTTAAAGAAGAAGAGACGTATGCATTTATGGCTTCATTGCAAAAAGAGATTTTAGAAACGTTTGATTTGCCTATTTCCATTGGAGCATCAAGTTCCAAATGGATAGCAAAGCTTGCAACGGATTTTCGCAAGCCTTATGGGTTGACACTTGTACCAAAAAATGAGGTGAGTTCATTTATTGCAGATATGCCTGTGGCAAGTTTTCCAGGCATTGGAAAAGTGTTGCAAAAAAAGTTCACCAGTTATGGCATAGAAACTTTGGGTGAAGTGTTAGAACATCAAAAACTTGTCTCTGGATGGGGAACTATAGGTAAAGATCTACTCTTGCGTATCAGCGGAGTAGATAACGAACCCGTCGTTGCGAAACGAGATCGCCGATCTATCGGCATTTCACGCAATTTTCAAGTGGTACAAAATCGCAATGAAGTCTTGCGCCGTGCTATTATCCTTTCACGCCATCTTTCCTATACCATTGCAAAACTAGATCTGCATCCTACGACCTATTATTTTGGTATCAAATACGAAAATGGTATAGCATCTAAAATTTCACAAACGATCGATCGCTCTTTTAGTGAAAGTATGTACAGAGAATGGGTTGTGCAGAGTTTTAAAACACTTGATTCTCATCCGCATTATGGCATCCACTTTCTTAGTCTTGCTGTCTCAAACTTTGTCACACCGACTCAAACCAAAACCTTTTCGCTTTTGCATGCAAATGATGATGAAAAATCAAAACGCTTGTCTGA
- a CDS encoding DedA family protein: protein MEAFFIESIKEYGYIILFFWSILEGESGLVMAGLLSHTGDMNLFLAIFIAGLGGFAGDQLYFYIGRFNKSYVHRKLKQQKRKLALAHLLLKKHGWPIIFLQRYLYGLRTIIPIAIGLTGYSAKKYALINLIAAWCWSSVIILPVWYFGNEILSVITYGREHWYFALPLVAILISIVYYYINSIDTKTLKNKAHQN from the coding sequence ATGGAAGCATTTTTTATAGAAAGCATTAAAGAATATGGCTATATCATCCTCTTTTTCTGGAGTATTTTAGAAGGTGAGAGCGGTTTAGTCATGGCAGGTCTTTTAAGCCATACTGGCGATATGAATCTTTTTCTTGCTATTTTTATAGCGGGACTGGGTGGTTTTGCAGGAGATCAACTCTATTTTTACATTGGAAGATTCAACAAAAGCTATGTACATCGTAAACTCAAACAACAAAAACGCAAACTGGCACTTGCGCATTTGCTGCTTAAAAAACATGGTTGGCCCATCATCTTTCTTCAACGCTACTTATATGGACTTCGTACGATTATTCCTATTGCCATTGGCCTTACAGGGTATAGTGCAAAAAAATATGCACTCATCAACCTTATCGCGGCATGGTGTTGGAGCAGTGTGATTATACTGCCTGTATGGTATTTTGGAAACGAAATTCTAAGCGTTATCACATATGGGCGAGAACATTGGTACTTTGCATTACCTCTTGTCGCAATACTCATAAGCATAGTCTATTATTATATCAATAGCATAGATACGAAAACCTTGAAAAACAAAGCACATCAAAATTAG
- the tupA gene encoding tungstate ABC transporter substrate-binding protein TupA, producing MFSVKNRLKGKVLFSLLALSSLICAADLKMATTTSTGDTGLLDVLVPKYKADTGVDLKWVAVGTGNALKLGENCDVSVVFVHSPSSEKTYVEKGFGVERTPVMYNDFVLIGTPEMKAKFAGKNITEAFKIIETEQIKFVSRGDKSGTHDKEKSVWSAALGKVPEKAPWYLEAGQGMIATINIAAEQKGVTLTDRGTFIKYEANHKGNPPLVIVYEGADALKNFYSVMAVNPQRCANTDYKGALKFIEWITSDKIQTEIANFKLLDKQLFYPDFKTRARN from the coding sequence ATGTTTTCAGTAAAGAACCGCTTAAAAGGTAAAGTACTCTTTTCCCTTCTTGCCCTAAGCTCACTTATATGTGCAGCTGACCTTAAGATGGCAACAACAACCAGTACAGGCGACACGGGTCTTCTTGATGTTCTTGTACCAAAATACAAAGCCGATACAGGCGTTGACCTTAAATGGGTCGCAGTAGGTACAGGCAATGCACTCAAACTTGGTGAAAACTGCGATGTTAGCGTTGTTTTCGTTCACTCTCCATCATCAGAAAAAACCTATGTTGAAAAAGGTTTTGGCGTAGAGCGTACCCCTGTCATGTACAACGATTTCGTACTCATCGGTACTCCAGAGATGAAAGCAAAATTTGCTGGCAAAAACATCACTGAAGCATTTAAAATCATCGAAACAGAACAAATTAAATTCGTCAGTCGCGGCGATAAATCAGGAACACACGATAAAGAAAAAAGTGTCTGGTCTGCAGCTTTAGGCAAAGTGCCTGAAAAAGCACCTTGGTATTTGGAAGCGGGTCAAGGTATGATCGCAACCATCAACATCGCTGCTGAGCAAAAAGGTGTGACTTTAACGGATCGTGGAACATTTATCAAATATGAAGCAAACCACAAAGGCAATCCACCACTCGTTATCGTTTATGAAGGTGCAGATGCTTTGAAAAACTTCTATTCTGTTATGGCAGTTAACCCACAAAGATGTGCAAACACCGATTATAAAGGTGCTTTGAAATTCATCGAGTGGATTACATCTGACAAGATTCAGACTGAAATCGCTAACTTCAAACTTTTAGATAAACAACTCTTCTATCCAGACTTTAAAACACGCGCTAGAAACTAA
- a CDS encoding sodium-dependent tyrosine transporter gives MFVKLNDRVYLNADRITRIKIDEVQDGIRVRFYEGQNQVAKSHKFESVEKASAWVEKIMNAK, from the coding sequence ATGTTTGTTAAACTTAACGATAGAGTCTATTTGAATGCAGATCGTATCACTCGTATCAAGATCGATGAGGTACAAGATGGTATTCGTGTACGTTTTTATGAGGGACAAAATCAAGTAGCTAAAAGCCACAAATTTGAAAGTGTTGAAAAAGCGAGTGCATGGGTTGAAAAAATCATGAACGCAAAATAA
- a CDS encoding diguanylate cyclase domain-containing protein encodes MSFLVSPKKKVIRYLFVTLFMVGLIIGLIIAALANLRQDAIQTHRHIATLHAYTLEEHFSQILQHISLTMDRIPPLSHEAPLQEKIFPVFMELLYNAPYLRSLSLLNDEGVIEVSSHEPNIGKRIHLENFLPTPFGEMPLLRIGVPWEGRDFDNARPSNIQKPISSDKISFLPLLKKVYFEKRAYYIVANLNTDYLANRYTTMLPIEQGIVSLWRMDGILLFSTDYKKELGSSHYGPTHPPKPDEDFFEHLQYHTQNPLDVSKLAKFLPFIVEIQTNEANALGSWDKERQKLVGITTILILLSGGLALVLIVRYYLENERQKNQLSYEKQFRVAMEATQTGLWTWDLHTNYLTWDSQCFLLLGYEPNAFEPSWDKIVELTHPDDAKNMLISIQEQITAHSSFLIERRMRTALKEWVWIQVRGKVIEFSQEHEPLFLTGVYINIDAQKKAEQLHLSAVAFETQEAILITDAKEKIVKVNEAFTRITGYSDHEIIGQTPRVLKSGYHDKAFYETMWKALHEKGFWQGELWNKRKNGEIYAEFITITTIRDAHNKTTHFIANFNDITTHKAAQQQIQELAYYDPLTHLANRRLFDETLHDILCECSDEKHFSALLFIDLDRFKELNDTYGHDAGDMLLIQVASRLKEGIRESDLVARLGGDEFVILLKKLGNQQNAAHHLTQSIARKILSLLSKPYALAHGNYMLGASIGCTIFNNQITSTNGAALLKEADLAMYKAKEKGRNQIYFYDKTAK; translated from the coding sequence ATGAGCTTCTTGGTCTCTCCTAAAAAAAAGGTGATACGCTATCTTTTCGTAACTCTTTTCATGGTAGGATTGATCATCGGTTTGATTATTGCAGCTTTGGCTAATTTGCGCCAAGACGCCATACAAACGCATCGCCACATCGCCACCCTTCATGCCTATACGCTTGAAGAGCACTTTTCACAAATCCTTCAGCATATTAGCCTTACGATGGACCGCATTCCGCCTTTGAGTCATGAAGCACCTTTGCAAGAAAAGATATTCCCTGTCTTTATGGAACTTTTATACAATGCACCTTATCTTCGTTCTTTATCGCTTCTGAATGATGAAGGCGTGATCGAAGTAAGCTCACACGAGCCTAATATTGGGAAAAGAATTCATTTAGAGAATTTTTTACCTACACCTTTTGGAGAGATGCCGCTATTGCGTATAGGGGTTCCATGGGAAGGACGGGACTTTGATAATGCACGCCCAAGTAATATACAAAAACCTATTTCATCGGATAAAATCAGTTTTTTACCACTTCTAAAAAAAGTCTATTTTGAAAAACGAGCGTATTATATTGTTGCCAATCTCAATACAGACTATCTGGCGAATCGCTACACAACCATGCTTCCTATAGAACAAGGTATAGTCTCTTTATGGCGCATGGATGGAATTTTACTTTTTTCAACCGATTATAAAAAAGAGCTGGGTTCTTCACACTATGGACCTACTCATCCACCAAAACCTGATGAAGATTTTTTTGAACACTTACAGTACCATACTCAAAACCCGTTAGATGTTTCAAAACTTGCAAAATTTTTACCGTTTATTGTTGAGATTCAAACGAATGAAGCGAATGCTCTTGGCTCTTGGGATAAAGAGCGCCAAAAATTAGTAGGGATTACAACTATATTGATCCTTCTTTCCGGAGGATTGGCGCTGGTGTTGATTGTGAGGTATTATCTTGAAAACGAGCGTCAAAAAAATCAACTCTCTTATGAAAAACAGTTTCGTGTTGCCATGGAAGCCACACAAACAGGTTTATGGACATGGGATTTGCACACCAATTACCTTACATGGGATTCTCAATGCTTCCTACTTTTAGGCTATGAACCCAATGCGTTTGAGCCATCATGGGATAAAATCGTTGAACTCACGCATCCTGATGATGCGAAAAATATGCTCATATCCATACAAGAGCAAATTACTGCGCATTCCAGTTTTTTGATCGAACGTCGCATGAGAACAGCCCTAAAAGAGTGGGTTTGGATACAAGTACGTGGTAAAGTTATCGAGTTTTCACAAGAACATGAACCACTTTTTTTAACGGGTGTTTACATCAATATCGACGCACAGAAAAAAGCAGAACAACTCCATCTCTCCGCTGTTGCATTTGAAACACAAGAGGCTATCTTAATTACCGATGCGAAAGAAAAAATTGTTAAAGTCAATGAAGCCTTCACACGCATTACAGGGTATAGTGACCATGAAATCATTGGTCAAACACCTCGTGTTTTAAAGTCAGGTTATCACGATAAAGCATTTTATGAAACCATGTGGAAAGCACTCCATGAAAAGGGTTTTTGGCAAGGAGAGCTTTGGAATAAACGCAAAAATGGTGAAATTTATGCAGAGTTTATTACCATCACCACCATTCGCGATGCACACAATAAAACAACCCATTTTATTGCTAACTTCAACGATATCACAACCCATAAAGCAGCACAACAACAGATCCAAGAACTTGCATATTATGACCCCCTCACGCATCTTGCAAATCGAAGGCTCTTTGATGAAACACTTCACGACATACTTTGTGAATGCAGTGATGAAAAGCATTTTAGCGCGCTTCTTTTCATCGATCTTGACCGTTTTAAAGAACTCAATGATACCTACGGACACGATGCAGGTGATATGTTACTCATTCAAGTAGCGTCCAGACTTAAAGAGGGCATCCGAGAGAGTGACCTCGTCGCGCGTCTTGGCGGTGATGAATTTGTCATCTTACTCAAAAAGTTAGGCAATCAACAAAATGCTGCTCACCATCTTACCCAAAGCATCGCACGAAAAATTCTTTCATTACTTTCCAAACCATACGCGCTTGCTCATGGAAATTATATGCTTGGTGCGAGTATTGGATGTACCATCTTCAATAATCAAATAACCTCTACCAATGGAGCGGCTCTTCTTAAAGAGGCTGATCTTGCAATGTACAAAGCCAAAGAAAAAGGGCGAAATCAGATCTATTTTTACGATAAAACAGCCAAATAA
- a CDS encoding DUF4337 domain-containing protein, whose translation MESNAIEEHLKQVEEAMEEVKHKEKEMEGWLSYISLSTAIIAILTALVGLYESQITSKTILTKNEAVLYQSQASDQWNFYQAKSVKSHIYAVNAELFPEKAEEFKKKVAVYKKEQEEIKAEAERIEALKEARNAASDHYYHIHHILSFAITFLQISIALASISALTRNKKFWLGSLVLSAIGAAIAGYCLVS comes from the coding sequence ATGGAAAGTAATGCTATTGAAGAGCATTTGAAACAAGTTGAAGAAGCGATGGAAGAGGTCAAACATAAAGAAAAAGAGATGGAAGGTTGGCTTTCGTATATTTCTCTTAGTACTGCCATTATTGCGATTTTAACAGCGCTTGTTGGTTTGTATGAATCTCAAATTACATCTAAAACCATTCTTACAAAAAACGAAGCTGTACTTTACCAAAGTCAAGCATCTGACCAGTGGAATTTTTACCAAGCGAAAAGTGTTAAATCACATATTTACGCTGTCAATGCTGAGCTTTTCCCTGAGAAAGCTGAAGAATTTAAGAAAAAAGTTGCTGTTTACAAAAAAGAGCAAGAAGAGATCAAAGCTGAAGCTGAGCGTATTGAAGCACTAAAAGAAGCGCGTAATGCGGCAAGTGATCACTACTACCATATTCACCACATTCTTAGCTTTGCGATTACGTTTTTGCAAATTTCAATTGCATTAGCTTCTATTTCAGCACTCACTCGCAATAAGAAATTTTGGTTAGGCTCTTTAGTACTTAGTGCTATTGGTGCAGCGATTGCCGGATATTGTCTTGTTAGTTAA
- the tupB gene encoding tungstate ABC transporter permease TupB, producing MDFILSGLKEAFGLLINLDPETISAIDVTLKSSTLSIIFSLIIGLPLGFCLGFFNFPGRKALKLLSDTLLAIPTVVVGLIVYAFISNRGPFGSYELLYTLPGIVIGQTILALPIIVSLTATAVEGMEKKLYFTLASFGLTTTQMIQSVVWELRHALVAVAVAAYGRVVAEVGIAMMIGGNIKWFTRTITTAISLETNKGEFAMGIALGIVLISIAFLLNFMLYFLKKRARIAV from the coding sequence TTGGATTTTATTTTATCGGGCTTAAAAGAGGCATTTGGGTTACTGATTAACCTGGATCCTGAAACGATTTCAGCCATTGACGTGACGCTTAAAAGCTCAACATTATCAATTATTTTTAGTCTTATTATAGGGCTCCCTTTAGGTTTTTGTTTAGGCTTCTTTAACTTTCCAGGGCGTAAAGCACTTAAACTACTTTCTGACACACTTTTAGCTATTCCTACGGTTGTTGTTGGACTTATTGTCTATGCGTTCATTTCCAACCGTGGACCTTTTGGAAGTTATGAACTGCTCTATACGTTACCTGGAATTGTGATTGGTCAAACGATTTTGGCTTTACCTATCATCGTTTCTTTAACGGCTACGGCAGTTGAGGGAATGGAGAAAAAACTCTATTTTACATTGGCGTCTTTTGGTTTAACGACAACGCAGATGATTCAAAGCGTTGTGTGGGAACTTCGCCATGCTTTGGTCGCTGTAGCTGTTGCTGCGTATGGTAGAGTGGTGGCAGAAGTGGGTATCGCGATGATGATAGGTGGAAATATTAAGTGGTTTACACGTACCATCACAACAGCCATTTCGCTTGAGACCAATAAAGGTGAATTTGCAATGGGTATAGCGCTTGGTATCGTGCTTATCAGCATAGCGTTTTTACTTAATTTTATGCTTTATTTTTTAAAAAAACGTGCGAGAATTGCTGTATGA